The Pseudobacteriovorax antillogorgiicola genome has a segment encoding these proteins:
- a CDS encoding RDD family protein codes for MMLFVIFLYEPILVGYFRGTLGHKLMKLEVIRENGKKLGFLRAGVRYFLKSSLGVLSILSLMSSNQAIHDIVVKSFVVKK; via the coding sequence ATGATGTTGTTTGTAATTTTTTTATATGAACCTATCTTAGTCGGTTATTTTCGAGGCACGCTCGGCCATAAACTAATGAAGCTCGAAGTAATTCGAGAGAACGGTAAAAAATTGGGATTTCTGAGAGCCGGTGTGCGATACTTTTTAAAGTCAAGTTTAGGTGTTCTTTCGATTCTATCGTTGATGAGTAGTAATCAAGCAATCCATGATATCGTAGTCAAGTCATTTGTTGTGAAGAAGTAG